From Vicinamibacteria bacterium, the proteins below share one genomic window:
- a CDS encoding PHP-associated domain-containing protein encodes MRCDLHVHSKYSGPLTLPVLRRLVRECYSEPAAVYEAALARGMDLVTLTDHDSIEGALQLAGRPDFFVGEEVTCVLPEGRELHLGVFDITEGHHATIQNRRHDAESLFAYLTEERIPFCVNHLFSPLTGRREVSDFHLALAHAPLIEALNGMLPAQSNEFSRLVGRAWGLAPVGGSDAHDLAGVARAYTTVPRARSKDEFLAGLRQGLTVPAGKVGNHARLMVAVFSVAFGAFVEGAVHALRSPAEGARLAALLTTLPALALVPLVALAKFTKEKLGAAAFYRRFLASQPALPDISRPKILGRGLALGGGR; translated from the coding sequence ATGCGCTGCGACCTCCACGTCCACAGCAAGTATTCAGGCCCCTTGACCCTGCCCGTTTTGAGGAGGCTCGTCCGCGAGTGCTACTCGGAGCCCGCTGCCGTGTACGAGGCTGCGCTCGCTCGCGGGATGGACCTCGTCACCCTCACCGACCACGATTCGATCGAGGGGGCCCTTCAGCTGGCGGGGCGGCCCGATTTCTTCGTGGGCGAAGAAGTCACCTGCGTACTGCCGGAGGGGCGAGAGCTGCACCTTGGCGTGTTCGACATCACGGAAGGCCACCATGCCACGATCCAGAACAGGCGCCACGACGCGGAGTCCCTCTTCGCGTATCTCACGGAGGAGCGGATACCATTCTGCGTCAACCACCTGTTTTCCCCCCTCACCGGCCGCCGGGAGGTGAGCGACTTCCACCTCGCGCTTGCCCATGCTCCACTAATCGAGGCTTTGAACGGCATGCTGCCCGCGCAAAGCAACGAGTTCTCGCGGCTAGTGGGCCGAGCTTGGGGTTTGGCCCCGGTGGGAGGAAGCGACGCCCACGACCTGGCGGGGGTCGCTCGTGCGTACACGACGGTACCCAGGGCCCGGAGCAAGGACGAATTCCTCGCGGGCCTGCGCCAGGGGCTCACGGTGCCGGCTGGCAAGGTGGGGAACCATGCCCGTCTAATGGTGGCGGTGTTCTCGGTGGCCTTCGGCGCATTCGTGGAGGGCGCCGTCCACGCGTTGCGCAGCCCAGCCGAAGGCGCCCGCCTCGCTGCACTACTTACGACACTGCCAGCCCTCGCTCTCGTCCCCCTGGTCGCCCTCGCCAAGTTCACCAAGGAGAAGCTCGGCGCGGCTGCCTTCTACCGGCGTTTCCTCGCCTCACAGCCAGCGCTTCCTGACATCTCTCGGCCCAAGATTCTCGGACGCGGGCTTGCCTTGGGAGGTGGGCGATGA